The Nocardioides marmorisolisilvae genomic interval AGAGTGCCGGAGCCACCTACGACATCCTGGTGCGTCCCAAGGGTTCGCGGTCTGAGTTGGAGAAGTCCGGGGGGTTCGTGCAACCCGGATTCTTGACAGGAATCTATGGCGGGATCACCTTGCAGCAGTGGCATCAGATTCAGAAGATCGACTATGTCCAGATAGCTGCCCCGATCGCCATGCTCGGATACGCCTACCCGTCGTTGGAGATCCCGGTTGACACAACCGGGGCGTGGTCGAGGACAGGGACTTCTGTTGCGCGGGTCGATGTGACTTGGAAAGGCGACAACGGGCTCACGAGGACTCAGCAGAGTCCGGATTTCGCGGCCATTACCGACCAGGTGCTGAAGTTCAACAATGGAGCCTCAGCTAATCAAGGAATATGGCTGTACCGGGGCAGGGCCGGGTCAGAGCATGACGTGTGCCCGCAGCCAATCGGTGATGACGAGCGTCCCGAGCGCCGTGTCTCACAACTGTTGTGCTTCTCGCGCAACGGGGGCGGGATGGGCACCCGGGACGTCGGGGAGGATTACCGTCGCGCTGGTTTGCGTGGGGTGTTGGTGAGGTTCCCGCTCTCCTATGTGGTCGCGGCGGTCGATCCCGCCAGCGAGGACGCGTTGGTCGGACTCGACAAGGCGGTCACGTCCGGGCGATCCTTGAGTGGCGCGACGCTCAAGTATCCAGGCTCGATCGACGGTAAGGGTGTGCCGGTCCTCGTCTCCGACCGGGTCGGTGTCCGTGAGACGGCCACGATCACCGTGTCGTCCTTGGCGGGATCTGCTGGCCGCGCAGTGCTCGAAGGCAAGGGAGCCGCGGCACTCAAGCGAGTCTCATCGAGGCGTTCGTCTCGGTTCGTTGTCACCGCTAAGGACGCCCAGCAGCAGTTGCTCCGGGCGTTTCGGACGACCAAGCCCGTCTATGCCCAACAGCGACCTACCAAGTTCCTGCCCGGTGAGATCACTACGCTCGGGCAGGTAGGCCCGCCAGCCATCGCACGGGGGGCCAACGGGCTGCGGGTCAAGTTGCATCCTTCGCCTGCGACGGGTCGCTCCTATGACGTGGTGAGTCAAGCGCCAGCCAGCGACGAGCCGATGGCCAGGGACGTGACGAGTTCGGAGAAGGAGGCCGATGAGGGCGAACTTCCAACACCGACAACACTGCGCCTGCGGGGCGTGTTCGATCCTTCGAAGCTGACGAGCATCAGCGATCTGACCGACCAGGCCCTGGCGGGCTACGCAACAGCGCCGACCGAGGGAGCCAACGCCACAAGCAGGAGGTCGCTCGGGAACAGCCCGCTAAAGGCCTCGACCAATCTGGGCGGCTTCGTCCAGCCTCCACCAACCATGATCACTACCCTGGGTGCGATCCCTCAGTTGACCCAAGGATGGAGCCACTCGACAGAGGCGGCGCCGATATCAGCGATCCGAGTGCGCGTAACCGGGGCAAGCGTGTATGACGAGACCTCCCGGGAACGTATCCGCCTGACTGCACAGCGAATCCAGCAACAGACAGGGCTAGCCGTCGACATCACCACCGGATCGTCGGCTGGGAAGAAGGCGATTGCCCTGCCCGCCGGCAAGCACGGGCGGCCTGAACTAGCCTTATCCCAGTGGTGGGTAAAGAAGGGGGTGGCAACCCAGATCCTGTCTGCGGTCGATAAGAAATCCGTTGCCCTCTTCTGCCTCGTCCTCTTAGTTGCAGCTCTGTCCGTGGCCAACGCGGCGGTTGCGGCCGTTCGTACCAGACGCACCGAACTCGGTGTTCTGGCCAGCCTCGGGTGGCAGCGCGCCGATCTGTTTCGATCCGTTCTCTACGAACTCGGCTTGGTGGCCCTGGTTTCCGGACTGCTCAGCGTCGGGTTGGCTCTTGGACTCGGTTGGGCGCTCGGTTCCCATGTGGGACTTCTGCGCGCCATCTTGGCGTTGCCCGCAGCGTTCGCCGTCGCCGTGGTTGCGGGTGCCGTTCCAGCGATGCTCGCCGCACGCGCCGACCCGATGGACGCCATTCGCCCAGTCGTCAACGAGCCCGCAAAACCGCGTCATCCGCGAGGTTCGGTTGGCTTGGCCGCGCTCAACCTGGCCTTATCGAGAACGCGCACCGCCTTGGCCGCGCTCGGACTATTGATCGCCGTAGCAACTACTGCGATGTTGCTTGCGATCGTCCTCGGCTTCCAAGGGGCGGTCGTAGGAACGATCCTGGGCGACACAGTCTCGGTACAAACCCGCGGCGCCGACTACGCGGCGACGATAGCCACGCTGCTCTTGGCCTGTCTGGGTGTCACGAACGTGATGTACCTCAACATTCGCGACCGTGGTGCCGAGTTGGCGACCCTGCGAGCCGTCGGCTGGCGTGAGCACGACCTCGACTGGTTGATCACCGTTGAAGGCACTTTGCTTGCGCTTGTGGGCACTGTCCCCGGCGCCCTGCTTGGGTTAGCGGGAGCGTGGCTCTTAGTCGGTGGCTTCGCCCCCGCCATGGTCCTCGGTGCGCTTATCGCCTGGGCGGTGGCTACGGTGCTGGCGGGGATGTCAGCCTACGCTGCCACCGTCTTCGTCAGACGCCTTCCTACATCCGACCTGCTTACGGAGTGACGGCCATGACCATTCAAGGATCGATACCAGAGGTCGCTGACCCAGTGATCCACGTCAGCGAACTGCGGAAGACCTTTCACACTCTTGATGCCGAAGTCATCGCCGCTGATGGGATCGACCTCGCCGTTGGTCGAGGTACCGTAACGGCCCTCACCGGGCCGTCAGGTTCGGGCAAGTCCACCCTCCTTCATCTCATCGGGGCCTTGGACAGCCCGGACTCTGGCACCATCAGGGTCGGGGATGTCACGATCACCGAGATTTCCGCCCGAAGGCTTGCCGACTACCGCGCCAGCATTGGGTTTGTCTTCCAGAGCTTCCATCTGTTGGCGACCCTCTCGGTGCTCGACAACGTCACCGTCCCCCTCCTGCCGCGCCGCGGCGGCCGCAGGGACGCGGCTAGGACGAGAGACAAAGCTCGCGAGCTGCTGGCTGCCGTCGGACTTGCCGGACGAGAGAACTCCCCAGCGACCAAGCTCTCAGGAGGGCAGCAACAGCGCGTCGCGATCGCCCGCGCGCTTATCAATGAGCCGAGCGTCGTGCTAGCAGACGAACCCACCGGTAATCTCGACACCCACACGGGCGAAGAGATCATCCGGCTCTTGTTCGACCTCCGTGACACCTACCGCACAACCCTCGTGATCGCCACCCACGACTTTGACCTTGCCAAGCGATGCGACAACGTCGTCCACCTCCGTGACGGTCGACTCACCACTGAAGCGCCGCAGGTTTGATGGCTCTTCACAGATGAGCATCTCGGCGCCGCCTTCGGGGCGCACCGTGGTGCGCGAAGATTCGGCGCGGTGGCCCGTTGCGGATCGCGGGGTCGGGGCTGGACCTGGTGCCCACGCCCGCGGTTTAGGAACGCACTCTATGCCGCATGGAGGGCGGGTGGTGTCGGCGCAGTCGCGGGCTGCTGTCCTGCGAGCCCACACGCGACTCAGGCGACCTTGTTCGCGTATCGCTGTCGTGCCGCCTCGCCTGAGGTGCCCAGGAAGCTCCCAATCGCGGACCAGGAGATGCCCGCTTCGCGGGCGGCGCGCACCGCGTCGATGACGTGCCGTTCGGCCGCGGAGCGCTGGGTGACCGCCTCGCGGAGGAGGGCGACGGCATTCGCGTCGAGCTCATGCGCGGGGTCGGGTTCATAGTTCTCGAACTTGGCGGCGAGCTGGTCGGCGTGGGCAAGGATTTCGTCTACAGATCGGGGCATGGTCATCACCGGAGGAACTTCTCGCGGGCCAGCATCGCGTGCACGATGACGTGCACCTGCTCGCCCTGGACGTAACCGACTTCGAGGAAGATCGCGGCCTGATTGGGGCCGAGGATCATGGTGAACCCGTCACCGAGGTCCCAGACTCGGACCGGGTTGCGGTAGGCGTGGATGATCTCGTCCTCACCGAGCCCATGCTTGAGCGCGGAAGGAGCGATGATCGGGTCATCCACGCACTCCAAGATAACTTGTCACACCTGGGAGGGCAACGCGCGGCAGCGAAAGGCCGAATTGCCTCGCCCGCGCCCTCCTATTGACGCTGCGTCAGTCCGCAGATAGTCCGCAAGAAGTTCAAAAACGACCAACCCTCGCCAGCGACGTCAAGCCGCGTTTCCGCAGGTCAGAGGCACAATTCCAGCATTGGCCGATCCTCGCCAACCACGCGGGGCCGATTCCCGGCCATCACGCCCAAAGTGCAGGCACTTCAACCTGCTTCCCGAGACCCTGGCGTGAACTACGCATCCGGCAGCAGGATCGGTGTCACGTCGGCACCTTCGCCTGTACCCGACCTGCTTGGGCTCTGGTGGAAGTTCGCCCTCCTGAAGGTCGGAGTGGAGACCGCTGGGCAACACTGGGGCAACACCAGGGCCGAAAACAGTCCTCGACGACCAACGGCGATCCAGACCGCAAACCCCGTCTGACCTGCGCATTCATCAATTTTCATCATCGTCCGGTAGGGCCTCGGGCGCACTCTCAAGGCGGTAGCGCCGGTTCGAATCCGGTCGGGGGTACGCACGTGAATGGCTCTCTGACGTCAGCAAAGCTGGTCAGGGAGCCATCGTTGTCTGCCCTTCCCGGCGGTCCGGCTGCGGGGATGATCGGTGCGCATGGATACCGTGACTTGGGTGACGGTGTGGACCGCCCTGGGGACGCTTGCGGCGGGGCTGGTGGTGCTGTGGCTGGTCCTGGTCCTGGCGCTGTGGCGGGTTGCGCGCCGTGACGCCAGGACCGTCGAGCTGGGAGAGATGGTCCGGCTGGTCCCGGATCTCGTGCGACTCGTCTCGCGGTTGGCACGTGACTCGAGCCTGCCGCGTGGGGTGCGGATCCGGCTCGCGGCGCTGCTTGTCTACCTGGCCTCGCCGCTCGACCTGGTCCCCGACTTCGTACCGATCCTGGGCTATGCCGATGACGTCGTGGTGCTCGCACTCGTGCTGAGGTCGGTGGTCAGGCGCGCGGGCCCCGAGGCCATCGAGCGGCTGTGGCCCGGCACCGAGGCCGGCCTAGCCGCTGTGATGACACTCGCCGGAGCGAGCCGGCCGCGCGAGTCCTGAGGGCGCCGTACGGACCTTTCGGCGTGGTGGGGCTGGCGCCGACACGGGGGCGTATGTAAGGTGTGCCTTACCTAATTACTGCGGAGGTGTGAGAGGTGCTGGCGAACTTCCTGATCGGCCTGCGTGAGGGTCTCGAGGCGGCCCTGGTCGTGTCGATCCTGATCGCCTATCTGGTCCGCACCGGGCGTCGAGATCGGGTGCGCGATGTGTGGTGGGGCGCCGCGGCCGCGGTCGCGCTCAGTGTCGGCTTCGGGGCGCTGCTCACGTTCACCAGCTCAGAGATGTCGTTCCGGGCCCAGGAGGCGTTCGGCGGACTGATGTCGATCCTCGCGGTGGGCCTGGTCACCTGGATGATCTTCTGGATGCGCCGTACCGCGCGATTCCTCAAGCGCGAGCTCGAGGGCAAGGTGGCCGCGGCGCTGGCGATCGGCCCGCTCGCACTGGTCGTGATCGCGTTCGTGTCGGTCGCCCGAGAGGGGATCGAGACCTCCCTGTTCATCTGGTCGACCACGCAGGCGACCAGTGGAACTCAGCCCTTCCTCGGTGCGCTGCTGGGCCTGCTCACTGCAGTGGCGCTGGGCTATTTGCTCTATCGCAGTGCAGTTCAGATCAACCTGGCCACGTTCTTCAGATACACCGGCATCGGGCTGGTCGTGGTCGCCGCCGGAGTGCTGGCCTACGGGTTGCACGACCTGCAGGAGGCAGGCTGGCTGCCCGGCCTGACCAGCACCGTGTTCGACGTCAGCGCCCAGGTGCCGCTGTCGTCCTGGTACGGCGCGCTGCTCAAGGGTGCCTTCAACTGGAACCCTGCGCCGACCCACCTCGAGCTCACCGCGTGGGCGGCCTACCTGGTGGTCGTGATGACTGCGTTCCTGTGGCCGGCACGCAGCACGGCACCCCGGCGGGTGGCCTCCTCGGCCCGGGTCTGACCCACCGACGTCAGACCCTCCTGCTCTACCGACCTCTTCTCGTGTGAACCCGACCCCTCTGAAAGGCATGCCCCATGACTTCTGTGCGAACCCGCTCTCTCCTCGGTGGCTTCCTCGCCGCTCCCGCCCTGCTCGGCACCCTGACCGCATGCGGCAGCGGTGACGCGACCGAGGCCATCTCCCACGACGTCGAGGCCGGCGACCGCACCTGCACGGTCGACGACACCGCGTTGGCCGCCGGCCGGCACGCCTTCCGGATCCAGAACGTCGGCTCCGACGTCACCGAGGTCTACGTCTACGGCAAGAACGGCGAGAAGTTCTCCAAGATCATCGGCGAGAGGGAGAACATCGGGCCCGGCACGACCCAGACCCTCGAGCTGGACCTCGCGGCCGGCGACTACCAGCTGGCCTGCAAGCCCGGGATGGTCGGCGACGGCATCCGCACGGCGCTGAGTGTCACCGGAGCCGGCGGACACACCGAGGCGGCCGAGGGCTACGACCGCGAGCTGGAGTTCGTGGTCACCAGGAACGGCACCGTGCGCTCGCCTGCGGACCTCGGTGGCTCCCGTGGTGAGCGGATCGAGTTCAAGCTCGAGAACCGCTCGGCAGCCGAGCACTACCTCGAGCTGCTCGGTCCCGACGGCACCGAGCTCGGCGAGGGTGAAGCCCACGCGGGCGACGACGCCGAGTTCATCGCCCCGCTCACCGACGCCGGTGCCTACCAGGTGAAGGTCTTCCGCGACGGCCATGAGGACGCCGCCACCACGCTGCCGTTCAAGGTCGGGAAGTAGCGGGTCGCCGTCACCTCGGTCATGCGACGAGCTGATTGCGGGACGCCCGCGGAGCCCGGGCAGTGCCTGCGAGGAGGGCGGCGAGCGCAGTGGTGAAGGGCACCGTCAGGACCAGCCCGATCGAGCTGGTCAGGGTGCGCAGCACCTCTTCGGCGATGTCCTCGGAGTTGAGCACCGACGAGGCCGGCATGGCGTAGAGCTGCACCAGCAGCAGGGTCGCCATCGCGGTGCCGACGTAGGCGAACACGAGGGTGTAGATGGTCGAGGCCAGGTGGTCCCGCCCGATCCGCATACCCGCGGAGAACAGGCTGCGCAGGGAGGCTTCCGGGGCCGCGGCGCGCAGCTCCCAGACCGCGGAGACCTGAGTGATGGTGACATCGTTGAGGACTCCGAGTGCGGCAACGATCGTCATGCACATGAACAGGCCCTGGAAGTTCAGGTGGACCTGACCGCTGAGCAGGCCCGAGGCGTCGTCGCCCACTCCCGAGAGTCGGCCGCCGCGTACGGCGTACCAGCCGATCACGGTGGTCAGACCGATGCCCAGGAGCGTGCCGGCGAGCGCGGTGCTGGTGCGCAGCGAGATCCCGTGCGTCAGGTAGAGCACCACGAACATGATCACCGTGCTGCCCGACAGCGCCACTCCGACCCCCGAGTGTCCCTGGAGCAGCGCAGGGAGCATGAACTCCAGCACCACCGCACCGCCCACACTCAGGCTGACCACCGCTAGCAGCCCGCGCAGGCGCGCGACGGCGACCACCACCAGCAGGAACAAGACCCCCAGCGCCCACATCGCGTTGTGTCGAACCACCCCGAAGAACGCGAAGGAGTCAGCCGCCCCGTTGGAGCCCGGCGTACGGATCAGCTCGACCCGGTCACCGGCGCGCAGGCCCGAGCTCGCGTCCGCCGCGGACAGCTGGACCGTGACGCTCTCGCCGCGCGCGACCCCTTCGCTCACCCGGACTCGGATCTGCGCGCATCCTCCCGTCGACGTCTGGTGGTTGCCCGGGCAGCTGTGCTGCACCTGGATCACCGTGGCCTCCGGATACGTGGTCCCCGGAGCGCTGTAGGCGAGGTGGGGCTGTTCCGCAGCACCGGAGTGGGGAAACAGCACGACCATCCCCACCAGCGCCGCGATCGCGCATCCGGCCAGGAAGGTGAGCAGCAGCCACCGTGACCTGGTGCCCAGCGGCAACGGGTCCGGGGTGTGGCCGTGTCCGTGGCCACGTCCGGCCTCCGTCGTGGGTGCCCCCGATGCGGTGCTTGCTGATCGCGGCTCGCGCGTGTGTCGACCTGGCATCGAGGCTCAGCGGAGGCGATCCGAGCGGGTGCCGCAGACTTCGGCCGAGTAGGCGGCTCGCTCAGGTCGGCGGATCATCGACACTCCTGTCCTTCGGCGGACACTCACGACGTCCGGATCCGGGCGCCGTGTGCGGCCGTTGTGGCCATGCCCGTGCACGTGCCTGAGCGTAGCGACACGCTGCGCCCTTCGTCGGTCAGGCCGCGGACGACGACTGCGCCTTGAATCTGCGCAGCCTGAGGCTGTTGGACACGACGAAGACCGAGGAGAAGGCCATGGCCGCACCGGCGAGCATCGGGTTGAGGAGCCCGGCGGCCGCCAGCGGGATCGCGGCGACGTTGTAGGCGAAGGCCCAGAACAGGTTGCCCTTGATCGTCGCCAGGGTGCGGCGGGAGAGCCGGATGGCATCGGCAGCCACGCGGAGGTCGCCACGGACCAGGGTGAGGTCACCGGCCTCGATGGCCACGTCGGTGCCGGTGCCCATGGCCAGGCCGAGGTCTGCCTGGGCCAGCGCGGCCGCGTCGTTGACGCCGTCGCCGACCATCGCGACCACGCGACCCTCGGCCTGCAGGCGCTTGACGACCGCCACCTTCTCGGCCGGAAGGACCTCGGCGATGACGTCGTCATCGGCGATGCCCACCTCGGCGGCCACAGCGCGGGCGACGCTCTCGTTGTCCCCGGTGAGCAGCACGGGCCGCAGCCCGAGCTGCCGGAGCTCGCGGATGGCGGCCGCGGAGGTCTCCTTGACCGCGTCGGCCACCACGACGATGCCGCGGGCCTTGCCGTCCCAGCCAACGGCGATCGCCGTGCCGCCGGTCGCTTGGGCGTCTCGCATCGAGCCTCGGAGGTCGTCGTCCAGGTGTTGGGACCACTCAGCGAGAAGGCGTGGCCGGCCGACCAGGACCGCGTGGCTGGACTGTCCGTCGAGTACGACGCCCTGGACGCCGAGCCCCTCCACGTTGGCGAACTCCTCGACACCGGGCAGGGATCCGAATCGGGCACGAGCAGCGTCGGCGACAGCGCGGGCGATCGGGTGCTCGGAGGCGTCCTCGAGCGCGCCGGCGTACCGCAGCACCTCGGCCTCCTGCTCACCCGCAGCGGGGATCACGTCGCGCAGGGTCATCCGGCCGGTGGTGACCGTGCCGGTCTTGTCGAGTACGACGGTGTCCACCGACCGTGTCGACTCCAGCACCTCCGGGCCCTTGATCAAGATGCCCAGCTGAGCACCACGGCCGGTGCCCACCATGAGTGCGGTCGGTGTGGCGAGGCCGAGCGCGCACGGGCAGGCGATGATCAGCACGGCGACTGCCGCGGTGAACGCGGCGGCAAGGCCGTTGCCGGTGCCCAGCCAGAAGCCGAGCGTCGCGACGGACAGCATGATGACGATCGGCACGAAGATGCCCGAGATCCGGTCGGCCAGGCGCTGCACCTGGGCCTTGCCGTTCTGTGCGTCCTCCACGAGCCGTGCCATCTGCGCGAGCTGGGTGTCCGCGCCGACGCGGGTCGCGCGCACGACCAGCCGGCCGCCGGCGTTCACGGTCCCGCCGACGACCGCGTCGCCCTCGCGCACCTCGACCGGGACCGACTCGCCGGTCAGCATCGAGGCGTCGACCGCGGAGGTGCCGCCCTCGACGACACCGTCGGTCGCGACCTTCTCGCCCGGACGGACGACGAAGAGGTCGCCCTCCGACAGGTTGGCCACCGGGACACTCGTTTCGGTCACACCGTCGGGCCCCAGGACCGAGACCTCCTTCGCTCCCAGGTTGAGGAGCGCCCGCAGTGCTGCGCCCGCCCGCCGCTTCGACCGTTGCTCGAAGTAGCGACCAGCCAGGATGAATGTGGTCACGCCTGCTGCGGCTTCGAGGTAGATGTTGCCCGCACCATCGCTGCGCTCGACGGTGAGCTCGAAGGGGTGCCGCATCCCGGTCACGCCGGCCGTGCCCCAGAACAGGGCGTACACCGACCAGCCCAGTGCCGCGAGCGTGCCGACCGAGATCAGGGTGTCCATCGTGGAGGCGCCATGGCGGAGGTTCGTCCAGGCGGCCTTGTGGAAGGGCCAGGCCCCCCAGGCCACGACGGGTGCGGCCAGGGTGAGCGAGAGCCACTGCCAGTTGTCGAACTGAAGCGCCGGCATCATCGCCATCGCCACCACCGGGACGCTCAGCACGGCCGAAATGACCAACCGCTGCCGTAGTGAGTCGACGGGGTCCGGTCCGCCGGGAGCGGATCCCGAGCCGGACTCCGACTGCGGAGGCTGCGCGAGCAGCGCGCCGTACCCGGCGGACTCGACGGCGGAGACCAGGTCGGCGGGCGTGACGCGTTCGTCGAAGGTCACCTTCGCCTTCTCCGTGGCGTAGTTGACCGTAGCGGTCACGCCGTCGAGCCTGTTGAGCTTGCGCTCCACACGGTTGGCGCACGATGCGCAGGTCATCCCGGTGATGGCGAGCTCGATGCCGCCGGGAGCACCGGCTGCGCTCGACGTGGCCGTGCGTGACGCACTCGGTGCGCCTTGCTGAGCCTGCCTGGTCATCAGACCTCCTCGGAAACGGTTCGGCCGGCTCGGTGGGCGGAGTCGCCGGTGCTCATGCCAGCGCGTAGCCCGCCTCGCGGACCGCCGCTTCGACGGCCTCGGGCGGGACGGGCTGGTCGGATCGGAAGGTCAACCTGCCGGTGGACAGGTCGACGACCACGTCACGGACGCCATCGATCGCCTGCACCTCCTCGGTGACCGAGGCGACGCAGTGGCCGCAGGTCATGCCGCTCACCGTGTACGACGCGGTGCCGGCCTCGGAGATCGCGCCGCTCGTCGTGTCGATGTCGGCCTTGGCGGTGTCATCGCTGCACATGTTCGGTGTTCCTCTCGGGTGTCTTCGTGTGTGCGGGTCTGGCTCAGCTGCGGACGAGTCGTGCGATGGCGTCGGAGGCCTCCTTGAGCTTCACCTCGGCCTCGCCACCGCCCTGGGCGACGGCGTTGACCACGCAGTGCGCCATGTGCTCGTCGAGCAGCGCGAGCGCCACCGACTCGAGCGCCTTCGTCATCGCCGAGATCTGCGTGAGGATGTCGATGCAGTACTTCTCCTCCTCGACCATCCGCTGCAGGCCGCGAGCCTGGCCCTCGATCCGTCGGAGCCGCTTGAGGTAGTCGTCCTTCGTCCCGTTCGCGACATAGCTGTACTGCGGAGCCGACGGCTCGCTCGTGATGGGATCGCTCTGCGTCATGGATCCGTCCTCTGTCCGGTTTCGTACTGCGGCAGCCACATACCCCCATGGGGTATTCCTAGGATGCCTGCAGCATACCCCCATGGGGTATCGCGATTCAAACGTGTGGCCGGTTCCGGTCGGAGTCAGCTGCTCTGCTGGGCCACGAGGTGGAAGACGCGGCTCAGCTGTCGGTAGGGGTCGCGTCGACTCGCCTCCAGCTCGACCTCGGCGATCCGGGTCAGCTCGTCCTCGCCGTCATCGAGCGCCATCCAGTCGGTGAACAGCCAGACGCCGTACCAGCCCAGCGTGCGGACGCCGTGCCGGGCGAACGCGCGGCCGAGGTCCTCGACGGTATCCGCGCGGGTGGGCAGTCCGAGCACACCGCGCTCCTCTCGGGAGCCGAAGGCGACCCTCGCGTCGTCCCAGCGGTGCTCCAGGGCGGGACGCACGGCCATGGCCGCTGCGTTGAGCCCCAGCACCGAGACGATGCCGCCGGTCGCGGTGCACGCGGACAGCGCGCTGATCATCGGGGCCGGGTCGGGCAGGTACATGAGCACTCCGTGGCACAGGACCGCGGCGAACGTACGCTGTTCGAGCAGGTCGGGAGCGTCCTCGCCTCGGCCCCGGACCAGCCGGACCCGGTCCCGGACCTCCGGCGGCTCACCGGCCAGGCGCTGCTCCGCCGCGGCGAGCATGGCGTCCGACGAGTCGAGGAGGACGACGTGGTAGCCGAGGCGGGCCAGCGGGAACGACTGGTGTCCGGCGCCGCCACCGACGTCGAGGATCGTGGCCGGCGGAGGCGGCAGGTGCTCCCTGAGGTGATGATGCAGGACGTAGGTGCGCACTCTGCCCTTCACGCTGGCGTAGGCGCCCTCGATGAACCGGTCGGTCAGCTCCGCCCAGGGATCCTCGGTCATGACGCCATCCTGCCTGCGCCTGCGCTCACCCGCTCGGTGTCCAGTGCGGTCGGGCCATGGTGATGGCCGATTTCCGCTAGAACTACCCGGGGCGCTCCCGCAGACTGGACCCATGAGCACGGCGATGTACCTCGACATCGAGGCCTGCTACCGAGCGGTGAAGAGCAAGGATCGGCGCTTCGACGGGATGTTCTACACGGCTGTGCGTACCACCGGCATCTACTGCCGGCCGAGCTGCCCGGCGATCACCCCGAAGCTCGCGAACGTCACCTTCCACCCGACGGCAGCCGCTGCCCAGCAGGCCGGCTACCGTGCCTGCAAGCGCTGCCTGCCGGACGCCACTCCTGGGTCCCCGGACTGGGACGTCACCGCCGACATCGCGGGACGGGCGATGCGCCTGATCGCGGATGGGACGATCGAGCGTGAGGGCGTCGACGGGTTGGCGACCAAGCTGGGCTACTCGACCCGGCAGCTGAACAGGGTGGTCACCCGCACGTTCGGCGCCGGTCCGCTGGCGCTCGCGCGGGCGCGACGGGCCCAGACGGCACGCGTCCTGGTCGAGACAACCGATCTGGCGCTCGCCGAGATCGCCTTCGCCTCGGGCTTCTCGAGCATCCGTCAGTTCAACGACACGGTCCGTGAGGTCTACGCGAGCACGCCCAGCGAGCTCCGCGGCCGGCGGGGGAGTACGACGGCCTCGGGCGCGATCGCCACCAGGATCGGCGTGCGAGAGCCCTTCGATGCGGCGAGCCTGCTGGGCTTCCTGGCCCTCCGCGCCGTTCCGGGCGTCGAGGTGGTCGAGGCCGGCTGCTACGAGCGCTCGCTCCGGCTGCCGCACGGACCGGGTGTGGTGCGCATCGACCTGACCGGCCGTCCCGCGGGGTCGGTGCCGTGCCGGTTCACGCTCGCCGACACACGCGACCTCGCGCCAGCGCTGGAGCGGACCAGGCGGCTGCTCGACGCCGACTGTGACCCCGTCGCGGTCGACGACCAGCTCGGTGCGGACCCACGGCT includes:
- a CDS encoding ABC transporter permease; amino-acid sequence: MLAMAWHRLWRQGVRTVVLGFAIVLAATGFTVLTASSNAARLETIGVVRKSAGATYDILVRPKGSRSELEKSGGFVQPGFLTGIYGGITLQQWHQIQKIDYVQIAAPIAMLGYAYPSLEIPVDTTGAWSRTGTSVARVDVTWKGDNGLTRTQQSPDFAAITDQVLKFNNGASANQGIWLYRGRAGSEHDVCPQPIGDDERPERRVSQLLCFSRNGGGMGTRDVGEDYRRAGLRGVLVRFPLSYVVAAVDPASEDALVGLDKAVTSGRSLSGATLKYPGSIDGKGVPVLVSDRVGVRETATITVSSLAGSAGRAVLEGKGAAALKRVSSRRSSRFVVTAKDAQQQLLRAFRTTKPVYAQQRPTKFLPGEITTLGQVGPPAIARGANGLRVKLHPSPATGRSYDVVSQAPASDEPMARDVTSSEKEADEGELPTPTTLRLRGVFDPSKLTSISDLTDQALAGYATAPTEGANATSRRSLGNSPLKASTNLGGFVQPPPTMITTLGAIPQLTQGWSHSTEAAPISAIRVRVTGASVYDETSRERIRLTAQRIQQQTGLAVDITTGSSAGKKAIALPAGKHGRPELALSQWWVKKGVATQILSAVDKKSVALFCLVLLVAALSVANAAVAAVRTRRTELGVLASLGWQRADLFRSVLYELGLVALVSGLLSVGLALGLGWALGSHVGLLRAILALPAAFAVAVVAGAVPAMLAARADPMDAIRPVVNEPAKPRHPRGSVGLAALNLALSRTRTALAALGLLIAVATTAMLLAIVLGFQGAVVGTILGDTVSVQTRGADYAATIATLLLACLGVTNVMYLNIRDRGAELATLRAVGWREHDLDWLITVEGTLLALVGTVPGALLGLAGAWLLVGGFAPAMVLGALIAWAVATVLAGMSAYAATVFVRRLPTSDLLTE
- a CDS encoding ABC transporter ATP-binding protein, which codes for MTIQGSIPEVADPVIHVSELRKTFHTLDAEVIAADGIDLAVGRGTVTALTGPSGSGKSTLLHLIGALDSPDSGTIRVGDVTITEISARRLADYRASIGFVFQSFHLLATLSVLDNVTVPLLPRRGGRRDAARTRDKARELLAAVGLAGRENSPATKLSGGQQQRVAIARALINEPSVVLADEPTGNLDTHTGEEIIRLLFDLRDTYRTTLVIATHDFDLAKRCDNVVHLRDGRLTTEAPQV
- a CDS encoding YkvA family protein translates to MDTVTWVTVWTALGTLAAGLVVLWLVLVLALWRVARRDARTVELGEMVRLVPDLVRLVSRLARDSSLPRGVRIRLAALLVYLASPLDLVPDFVPILGYADDVVVLALVLRSVVRRAGPEAIERLWPGTEAGLAAVMTLAGASRPRES
- the efeU gene encoding iron uptake transporter permease EfeU, translating into MLANFLIGLREGLEAALVVSILIAYLVRTGRRDRVRDVWWGAAAAVALSVGFGALLTFTSSEMSFRAQEAFGGLMSILAVGLVTWMIFWMRRTARFLKRELEGKVAAALAIGPLALVVIAFVSVAREGIETSLFIWSTTQATSGTQPFLGALLGLLTAVALGYLLYRSAVQINLATFFRYTGIGLVVVAAGVLAYGLHDLQEAGWLPGLTSTVFDVSAQVPLSSWYGALLKGAFNWNPAPTHLELTAWAAYLVVVMTAFLWPARSTAPRRVASSARV
- a CDS encoding cupredoxin domain-containing protein — its product is MTSVRTRSLLGGFLAAPALLGTLTACGSGDATEAISHDVEAGDRTCTVDDTALAAGRHAFRIQNVGSDVTEVYVYGKNGEKFSKIIGERENIGPGTTQTLELDLAAGDYQLACKPGMVGDGIRTALSVTGAGGHTEAAEGYDRELEFVVTRNGTVRSPADLGGSRGERIEFKLENRSAAEHYLELLGPDGTELGEGEAHAGDDAEFIAPLTDAGAYQVKVFRDGHEDAATTLPFKVGK
- a CDS encoding YibE/F family protein, with amino-acid sequence MPLGTRSRWLLLTFLAGCAIAALVGMVVLFPHSGAAEQPHLAYSAPGTTYPEATVIQVQHSCPGNHQTSTGGCAQIRVRVSEGVARGESVTVQLSAADASSGLRAGDRVELIRTPGSNGAADSFAFFGVVRHNAMWALGVLFLLVVVAVARLRGLLAVVSLSVGGAVVLEFMLPALLQGHSGVGVALSGSTVIMFVVLYLTHGISLRTSTALAGTLLGIGLTTVIGWYAVRGGRLSGVGDDASGLLSGQVHLNFQGLFMCMTIVAALGVLNDVTITQVSAVWELRAAAPEASLRSLFSAGMRIGRDHLASTIYTLVFAYVGTAMATLLLVQLYAMPASSVLNSEDIAEEVLRTLTSSIGLVLTVPFTTALAALLAGTARAPRASRNQLVA